One Candidatus Sulfurimonas baltica DNA segment encodes these proteins:
- the tpx gene encoding thiol peroxidase — MATTKFKGTDVELLGNEVNVGDKAPSVTVVNSDGLGDVVVGGAQGHKQLIIVVPSLDTGVCATETRNFNAKASSLSGVKPTIVSLDLPFAAGRFCSTEGITNLTVTSDFRNKDFANAYGVLLGGSVLAGVTCRAIFAINEDGIVTYKEIVPEITEEPNYDAAIAAVS, encoded by the coding sequence ATGGCAACTACAAAATTCAAAGGTACAGACGTAGAATTATTAGGAAATGAGGTAAATGTTGGTGATAAAGCACCTTCAGTTACTGTTGTAAATTCAGACGGTTTAGGTGATGTAGTAGTTGGTGGTGCTCAAGGTCACAAGCAACTTATTATTGTTGTTCCTTCATTAGACACAGGTGTGTGTGCTACTGAAACTCGTAATTTCAATGCAAAAGCTTCATCTTTATCGGGTGTAAAGCCAACTATTGTTTCTTTAGATTTACCATTTGCTGCTGGGCGTTTTTGTTCAACAGAAGGTATCACTAATTTAACTGTAACTTCAGATTTTAGAAACAAAGATTTTGCTAATGCATACGGTGTATTACTTGGTGGTTCTGTTCTTGCTGGTGTAACATGTAGAGCAATTTTTGCAATAAACGAAGATGGTATTGTAACTTATAAAGAAATCGTTCCAGAAATAACTGAAGAGCCTAACTACGACGCTGCAATCGCTGCTGTTAGTTAA